Genomic segment of Desulfobacteraceae bacterium:
GGTGCGGGCCTTTGGCGCGGAAGACCACGAGATCGGCAAGCTCGAGCGCAAGCAATCGCGTGTTCTCGCCCTGCTGCTGAAATATCAGGTCATCGGCGCGATCTCAGGCTCCCTGCACACCCTTTTCACCATCATCAACACCCTGGTGGTGTTCGGCTACGGCGGCCGCCTGGTGCTCTCCGGCTCACTGACCATCGGCAGCCTGGTGGCCTTCTCCATTTACCAGGGACGGGTTTTCGGCCCGCTTCAGGGGCTGCTGGACGGTTTTTTGGCCATGCAGAAATCCAAGGTCGCCCTGGCGCGGGTGCGCGAGATTCTCGACATTGAAACCGGCCCCAGGCAAAGCGGCGGGCGGGTCATCGACCCGGCCGACTTCAAGGGTGAAATCGCCTTCGAAAACGTGTCCTTCGCCTACGAGGCCGATGAGCCGGTGCTGCGGAACGTCTCGTTTCGGATTCCGGCCGGGCGCGTCACTGCCCTGATCGGGCCCAGCGGGGCGGGCAAAACCACCCTCTGCCATCTGATCCTGGGGCTTTTCAGCCCTACTTCGGGGCGTATTACGCTGGAGGGCATCGACCTGCGGGAGTTGGACGGCCGTTGGCTCAAGCGCCAGATCGCCCTGGTGTCCCAGGACACGTTTCTCTTTCACACCACGATCATGGAGAATATCCGCTACGCCCGGCCATCGGCCTCCGATGCCGAGGTCATTGCGGCGGCCCGCGCTGCCTGCATCCATGAATTTGTCGAGGGACTGCCGGAAGGCTACGCCACCCCGGTCGGTGATCGCGGCGTGCGGCTTTCGGGCGGGCAGAAACAGCGCATCAGCATCGCACGTTCCCTTTTGCTGGCGCCGCGGATTCTGATCCTGGACGAGGCGACGGCCTTTCTGGATGCCTCGGTGGAAAGCCGGTTGAAGGACACCCTCAATGCCCTGATGGCGGGAAAAACCATTCTGGTGATCAGCCACCGCATGTCCACCCTGCGGGGGGCCCACAAGGTGGTGATCCTGGACGCGGCCGGCCGGGTGGTCGCGGACGGGGCGCCGGAGGCTGCGACCCGACCGGGCCCGGGTGCTGCTGCCGCCAAGCCGGAGCCGGAACGCCGGAACTCCGGCCCTCTGGCCGGGATTTTCCCCGAAACCGTCGCCGGCAGCCGATAGAGACCTCGCCATGACGGTTGAAATCGCCCTCATCGACAGTGGCGTCAACCCGCAGCACCCCCACGTCAACGAGGTAGCCGGGGGCATTGCCTTCTTCCCGGCCGCCGACGGCGGCGTCGCGACCACCCCTGGTTTTCACGACACCATCGGCCACGGGACGGCGGTTGCCGGGATCATTCGCGAGCGGCTGCCCGCCGCCAGACTCTTTGCCCTCAAAATTTTTGGCGACACGCTGCGCGCCCCGGCAAAGCTGCTGGGCGCTGCGCTGGCCTGGGCCGTGGACCACCGGATCAAGGTGATTCACTTGAGCCTTGGGACCGCAAACCCCACCCACCGGTTGGCGCTGGAACGCGTCTGCCGGCAGGCCCACGATCGGCAACTGGTCGTGGTGGCCGCAGGCCGGGGTCCGGATGACGTCATCTGGCCTTCCACGCTGAAAACCGTTGTCGGCGTTTTCTGGGACTCGGCCTGCGCCCCTGGTCGCATCTCGTATCATCCCGGACGGCCGATCGCCTTCGGCGCCCACGGGTGGCCGCGGGCCCTGCCGGGGCTGCCCCAGGAACGCAACTTCCGGGGCCACAGCTTCGCCGCCGCCCGCGTGACTGCCGAGGTGGCGCGGCTGCTGGCGGACAACCCCG
This window contains:
- a CDS encoding S8 family serine peptidase, producing MTVEIALIDSGVNPQHPHVNEVAGGIAFFPAADGGVATTPGFHDTIGHGTAVAGIIRERLPAARLFALKIFGDTLRAPAKLLGAALAWAVDHRIKVIHLSLGTANPTHRLALERVCRQAHDRQLVVVAAGRGPDDVIWPSTLKTVVGVFWDSACAPGRISYHPGRPIAFGAHGWPRALPGLPQERNFRGHSFAAARVTAEVARLLADNPGGGPDWVRLQLIRAAGG
- a CDS encoding ABC transporter ATP-binding protein/permease, whose translation is MDIPITRHLSYLGGYLRPFKRILVFSFCLSILSTLLGMIQPFFAKLLIDRILVGGNAGLLAPLLICLVGLLMVGFAVRVGNNYIYTRYSARLLFRMREDLFAHLHRVPLQFFSRSRIGDIYSRIAQDMAEVQGLVTDTVPNYLFNFLTCLITAAVLLWLNWKMALMSFACLPLSLFIIQRLRPRLVALTREVTESNADISHFLLESLGSQGLVRAFGAEDHEIGKLERKQSRVLALLLKYQVIGAISGSLHTLFTIINTLVVFGYGGRLVLSGSLTIGSLVAFSIYQGRVFGPLQGLLDGFLAMQKSKVALARVREILDIETGPRQSGGRVIDPADFKGEIAFENVSFAYEADEPVLRNVSFRIPAGRVTALIGPSGAGKTTLCHLILGLFSPTSGRITLEGIDLRELDGRWLKRQIALVSQDTFLFHTTIMENIRYARPSASDAEVIAAARAACIHEFVEGLPEGYATPVGDRGVRLSGGQKQRISIARSLLLAPRILILDEATAFLDASVESRLKDTLNALMAGKTILVISHRMSTLRGAHKVVILDAAGRVVADGAPEAATRPGPGAAAAKPEPERRNSGPLAGIFPETVAGSR